A portion of the Chryseobacterium tructae genome contains these proteins:
- a CDS encoding TolC family protein, producing the protein MKRKRITANKLKIGIAAAFMIFGFSSVSAQQQVSLQEAIKQALQNKAEAKKAALQVKKAEYKIDEARAGALPQISATINNTYNPILQKTVLPGEIVGKPGELIPVAFGTKWQSVNVVTLNQNIFDQRVFIGLKAAKSTREFYLLNSELTNEQIIENVATAYYQVFVQEENLKTIQESYANTERVRNVIKSLVDNGLAKPIDLDRTNVQLTNIGSNKQQLINAVEVSKNSLKFYMGVPIESSIELEEKEIIPNPELLATNVNLETRSELKVLNKQKELLQYSKKATIANLYPTVGLTANYGWQGLGNKFPYTTGSSQGTTGVIMLLLV; encoded by the coding sequence ATGAAAAGAAAACGTATAACTGCTAATAAGCTAAAGATTGGGATAGCTGCAGCATTTATGATTTTCGGTTTTTCATCGGTGTCTGCACAGCAGCAGGTTTCTCTGCAAGAAGCAATAAAACAGGCACTTCAGAATAAGGCTGAAGCTAAAAAAGCAGCTTTACAGGTTAAAAAAGCCGAATATAAGATTGATGAGGCCAGAGCCGGAGCCTTGCCTCAGATAAGTGCGACTATCAATAATACGTACAATCCTATTTTGCAAAAAACGGTTCTTCCGGGAGAGATTGTAGGTAAACCAGGAGAGCTTATCCCTGTTGCTTTTGGAACAAAATGGCAATCTGTAAATGTGGTTACCCTTAATCAAAATATTTTTGATCAAAGAGTTTTTATTGGTCTTAAAGCGGCCAAATCAACACGTGAGTTCTATCTTTTGAATTCTGAACTCACGAATGAGCAGATCATTGAAAACGTTGCTACAGCATATTATCAGGTATTTGTTCAGGAAGAAAACCTGAAAACAATACAAGAAAGTTATGCCAATACAGAACGAGTAAGAAATGTAATCAAGAGTTTGGTGGATAACGGTTTGGCTAAACCCATAGATCTTGACAGAACAAATGTTCAGCTTACCAATATTGGTTCTAATAAGCAACAATTGATTAATGCAGTAGAGGTTTCAAAAAATTCATTGAAGTTTTATATGGGAGTTCCTATTGAGAGCTCTATCGAACTTGAAGAAAAAGAAATTATACCTAATCCTGAGCTATTGGCAACCAATGTGAATCTGGAAACCCGTTCAGAATTAAAAGTTTTAAATAAGCAAAAAGAACTTTTACAATACAGCAAAAAGGCAACTATAGCAAACTTATATCCTACAGTGGGACTTACTGCTAACTACGGATGGCAAGGGCTGGGAAATAAATTTCCTTATACAACAGGATCTAGTCAGGGAACAACTGGGGTGATTATGCTTCTGTTGGTTTAG
- a CDS encoding DUF2750 domain-containing protein: MLQDHITLQNRYKDFIRKICETKIVYGLKDGKGYATSYSNDLEYEDGEPVQIICFWSDAARAKSCVYNEWSRYEPTPIPLDEFLENWCLGMNSDGLIVGIDFDRNLFGYEAEPLELALEIIEELRKNDKFLTLRKFNDMEDMKNQIKDVLKD, from the coding sequence ATGCTTCAAGATCACATTACCTTACAAAACCGCTATAAAGACTTCATCAGGAAAATCTGTGAAACCAAGATCGTTTATGGTTTAAAAGATGGTAAAGGATATGCTACCTCCTACTCCAATGATCTGGAATATGAGGATGGAGAACCTGTACAGATCATTTGTTTCTGGTCAGATGCAGCAAGAGCAAAATCCTGTGTATACAATGAATGGAGCCGTTATGAGCCCACTCCTATTCCACTTGATGAATTTCTGGAAAACTGGTGTCTGGGAATGAATAGTGACGGTTTGATCGTAGGTATAGATTTTGACCGTAATTTGTTTGGATATGAGGCAGAACCTTTGGAACTTGCTCTTGAAATTATTGAAGAACTTAGGAAAAACGATAAATTTTTAACGCTAAGAAAATTCAACGATATGGAAGATATGAAGAATCAGATAAAAGATGTATTAAAAGACTAA
- the nudK gene encoding GDP-mannose pyrophosphatase NudK, with protein MQNPNITILKTDVLSDNWYTLNKVTFTVRKKDGTTETQSREAYDRGNGAVILLYNKTSNTIILTRQFRLPTYINGNATGMLIEACAGLLDNDNPEDCIKRETEEETGYKISKVEKVFEAYMSPGSVTEILHFFIAEYSNEMKINDGGGLEEEGEHIEVLELPFEETLSMIDTGEIKDAKTIMLLQYLRIKGIL; from the coding sequence ATGCAAAATCCTAATATCACTATTTTAAAAACAGATGTTTTATCTGATAACTGGTATACTTTAAACAAAGTTACTTTTACTGTCCGCAAAAAAGACGGAACTACTGAAACCCAAAGCAGAGAAGCCTATGATAGAGGCAACGGAGCAGTTATTTTGCTGTATAACAAAACTTCCAATACCATTATTCTGACCAGACAATTCCGATTGCCTACTTATATTAACGGAAATGCTACCGGAATGCTTATTGAAGCTTGTGCCGGGCTTTTAGACAATGATAATCCTGAAGATTGTATCAAAAGAGAAACAGAAGAGGAAACAGGCTATAAAATTTCTAAAGTAGAAAAGGTATTTGAAGCCTATATGTCTCCTGGTTCTGTTACGGAGATTCTTCATTTCTTCATCGCTGAATATTCAAATGAAATGAAAATTAACGATGGTGGCGGGCTTGAGGAAGAAGGAGAACATATTGAAGTGCTGGAATTACCTTTTGAAGAAACTCTTTCTATGATTGATACGGGAGAAATTAAAGATGCTAAAACAATTATGCTATTGCAATATTTGAGAATAAAAGGGATTTTGTAA
- a CDS encoding SEL1-like repeat protein, with the protein MAHRLYVYNVDSKTGDQYSHYLGEWNYVIPDLLFPLFSCEPRSKGKLLYFDKINGVERLKSFYQLLGEHYQLLYKKAYYEPVNKMFEMLDDLPYDTLMINGWDVFNMSEEKHSDQAKDWVLEIKEKSKLYDKAISKHNLGWLEKEVIARSGYVSFLEMLETDWIDYGLGYWNEDLYKDISETFEDNGLWGLKDKKGNIITPAVYDEIFAFTEEGIAVVQKNGKYGYLRNDGKVLIECIYEEVYDALFIDGKSYGIIEIDHLSGLISIATGEIVIPCEYEELEMLRHVYLFNAKKDGKYHLIDVSNKQIIAKSFDEPFEFNYSELLYRRLEGTSKRAFYTFKGVFLGEYPEDVLGEIAEGYYWVKPNKFQKKNSIIKADGSLLDTDIDTVMLIDYYTSFAYKKAKEWYIYDIKSGEFRLKEHTIENINRDWYTQFMKNVFLVCDENGWGVYNAAEDRWLLPSSKEYKKIEACREEIFRVTTSDKMFYFDQKTETRSDFYDYIGEGIDYDEQMLCLYKGHEMLILDAGRRLHQISDHQLGALYEKRHNLRGKDQKYFLDFYKVWTERKGSGYEEFFDDDTLMSKAEEYTKEGKIKDTIRLYKIGINRGNTDMMVELGYIYVHHEYPEFYDLEKGLALYEKAASKNNAIAWNNLGYHYQSGVGYSQDIKKALKCFRKSAELGDGLALQNLGLLYFYGEYVLQDYDLALDYYKQAEKKFYYNDEKMAEIYYQKNDFDNLQRYLRKDTEGAYSDIYYGIIYDEGSGVKASIKKAIKHYEKSLQHGYYTTALRRLLYFYKEDPAFADPEKYQYWKKFGEDNEMEI; encoded by the coding sequence ATGGCACATCGTCTTTATGTATATAATGTGGATTCAAAGACTGGAGACCAATATTCCCATTATCTGGGAGAATGGAATTATGTGATCCCAGATTTGCTTTTTCCTCTATTCTCCTGTGAACCAAGATCAAAAGGAAAACTCCTGTATTTTGATAAAATAAACGGAGTAGAAAGGCTGAAATCATTCTACCAGTTGTTGGGTGAACATTATCAGTTGCTTTATAAAAAGGCATACTATGAGCCTGTCAACAAGATGTTTGAAATGCTGGATGATCTTCCTTATGATACTTTAATGATCAATGGATGGGATGTCTTCAATATGAGTGAAGAAAAACACTCTGACCAGGCCAAAGACTGGGTACTTGAAATTAAGGAAAAGAGTAAGCTCTATGATAAAGCGATATCTAAGCACAATCTGGGCTGGCTGGAAAAAGAGGTTATAGCCAGAAGTGGATATGTATCTTTTTTAGAGATGCTGGAAACAGACTGGATTGATTATGGTCTTGGCTATTGGAATGAAGATTTGTATAAAGATATTTCAGAAACTTTTGAAGACAATGGTCTTTGGGGATTAAAGGATAAAAAAGGAAATATCATCACTCCGGCAGTTTATGACGAAATATTCGCCTTTACTGAGGAGGGGATTGCTGTAGTACAGAAGAATGGGAAGTACGGATATCTGAGAAATGATGGGAAAGTACTTATTGAATGTATTTATGAGGAAGTTTATGATGCTCTTTTTATTGATGGTAAAAGTTATGGGATTATAGAAATAGATCATCTAAGTGGGCTCATTAGTATTGCTACAGGAGAAATTGTGATCCCTTGTGAATACGAGGAACTGGAGATGTTAAGGCATGTCTACCTTTTCAATGCTAAAAAAGACGGTAAGTATCACCTTATTGATGTATCCAATAAACAGATTATTGCAAAGTCTTTTGATGAGCCTTTTGAATTTAATTATTCTGAATTGCTTTATCGTAGGTTGGAAGGAACTTCAAAGAGAGCCTTTTACACCTTTAAAGGTGTTTTCCTTGGAGAATACCCTGAAGATGTATTGGGTGAAATTGCCGAAGGATATTATTGGGTAAAACCTAATAAGTTTCAGAAAAAAAACAGCATTATAAAAGCTGATGGAAGCCTTTTGGATACTGACATAGATACCGTGATGCTTATAGATTATTATACTTCTTTTGCCTACAAAAAAGCTAAGGAATGGTATATCTACGATATAAAATCAGGTGAATTCAGGTTAAAAGAACATACGATTGAAAATATCAACAGAGATTGGTATACCCAGTTTATGAAGAATGTATTTCTGGTGTGTGATGAAAATGGCTGGGGAGTGTATAATGCTGCTGAAGACCGTTGGTTGCTGCCTTCATCTAAAGAATATAAAAAAATAGAAGCTTGCAGAGAAGAGATTTTCCGTGTGACCACCTCAGACAAGATGTTTTATTTTGACCAGAAAACGGAGACCAGAAGCGATTTTTACGACTATATCGGTGAAGGAATAGATTATGATGAACAGATGCTCTGTCTTTATAAAGGACATGAAATGTTGATTCTAGATGCCGGAAGAAGACTACATCAGATCTCAGATCATCAGTTGGGTGCCTTGTATGAAAAAAGACATAACCTGCGTGGAAAAGATCAAAAGTATTTCCTTGATTTTTATAAAGTATGGACAGAAAGAAAAGGTTCAGGCTATGAGGAATTTTTCGACGATGATACCCTGATGTCAAAGGCAGAAGAATATACCAAAGAAGGAAAGATTAAGGACACCATAAGACTTTATAAAATAGGGATAAATCGCGGAAATACAGATATGATGGTGGAGCTTGGATATATTTATGTTCATCATGAGTATCCTGAATTTTATGATCTGGAGAAAGGGCTTGCTTTGTATGAAAAAGCAGCGTCAAAGAATAATGCTATTGCCTGGAATAACCTTGGTTATCATTATCAGAGTGGTGTTGGATATTCTCAGGATATTAAAAAAGCTCTAAAATGTTTCAGGAAGTCTGCAGAATTAGGAGATGGGCTGGCATTGCAGAATCTTGGACTGTTGTATTTTTATGGTGAATATGTATTACAAGACTATGACCTGGCATTAGACTACTATAAACAGGCCGAAAAGAAATTCTATTACAATGATGAGAAGATGGCAGAAATCTATTACCAGAAAAATGATTTTGATAATCTTCAGCGTTATTTAAGAAAAGATACAGAGGGAGCTTATTCCGATATTTATTACGGAATTATATATGATGAAGGATCAGGAGTAAAAGCAAGCATCAAAAAAGCAATTAAGCACTATGAAAAATCTTTGCAGCATGGATATTACACTACAGCCTTGAGAAGACTCTTATACTTTTATAAGGAAGATCCGGCCTTTGCCGATCCTGAAAAATACCAGTATTGGAAAAAATTTGGAGAGGATAACGAAATGGAAATATGA
- a CDS encoding KTSC domain-containing protein has product MKRIGEHRTLLGVDKNVTLKELKTIYRNVMKDTHPDKFINDEAGKLEAEARSKSVIEAYHFLVSINPETQEKYKEEYTETITQSNIQDFYLEKSILTVLHLNGKTYEYMGVPRNTYIKMVNADSPSRFARRHIYGNFVFRKAGEAMAD; this is encoded by the coding sequence ATGAAACGAATTGGTGAGCACAGAACACTTCTTGGAGTTGACAAAAATGTAACTTTAAAAGAGTTAAAAACAATTTACAGAAATGTGATGAAAGATACACATCCTGATAAATTTATCAATGACGAAGCAGGAAAACTGGAAGCAGAAGCAAGAAGCAAGTCTGTGATTGAAGCCTATCATTTCCTGGTAAGTATTAATCCTGAGACTCAGGAAAAATACAAAGAGGAATATACAGAAACGATTACCCAATCTAATATTCAGGATTTTTATCTTGAAAAATCGATTTTAACGGTTCTTCATTTGAATGGTAAAACGTATGAATATATGGGTGTTCCTAGAAATACCTATATTAAAATGGTGAATGCTGATTCTCCAAGCCGTTTTGCAAGAAGACATATCTATGGAAATTTTGTCTTCAGAAAGGCTGGAGAGGCTATGGCAGACTAA
- a CDS encoding TetR/AcrR family transcriptional regulator, which translates to MNRTLINYYFRSRDKLIQIIFDEAQKVEQEKSKIIQNSELPFKEKIRQFIESSLSTSLQYPYLETYIVSQINKGTCHQREIEEDILEKLYEDIEKEMELGNIEKMAPVQFILNMVSLLVFPSAIRPLFMENLMISDEEYDKIISERKEIIINMLFKN; encoded by the coding sequence CGGTCAAGAGACAAACTGATTCAGATCATCTTTGATGAAGCTCAGAAAGTAGAGCAGGAGAAGTCAAAGATTATTCAGAATTCGGAGCTTCCCTTTAAAGAGAAGATCAGACAGTTTATAGAAAGCAGCCTTTCTACGAGCCTTCAATATCCTTATCTGGAAACTTATATCGTTTCACAGATCAATAAAGGAACCTGCCATCAGAGGGAAATTGAAGAAGATATCTTAGAGAAATTATATGAAGATATTGAAAAAGAAATGGAATTGGGAAATATTGAAAAGATGGCTCCCGTTCAGTTTATCCTGAATATGGTTTCCCTATTGGTTTTTCCAAGTGCCATAAGACCTTTATTCATGGAGAATCTGATGATCAGTGATGAGGAATATGATAAGATTATTTCAGAGAGAAAAGAAATCATTATCAATATGTTATTTAAAAATTAA
- a CDS encoding VOC family protein → MKIKNIDHIVLTVADIDKTIEFYTQIMGFEVVTFGDNRKALTFGNQKINLHQKGHEFEPKAEYPTRGSADLCFIAHTDIHDILEELKQKNVEIIEGIVDRTGAIGKIKSVYFRDPDQNLIEVSNYS, encoded by the coding sequence ATGAAGATTAAAAACATAGACCACATTGTATTAACTGTAGCAGATATCGATAAAACCATAGAATTTTATACTCAAATTATGGGTTTTGAAGTGGTAACTTTTGGTGACAACCGAAAAGCACTTACTTTTGGAAATCAAAAGATCAACCTCCATCAAAAAGGTCATGAGTTTGAACCCAAAGCTGAATATCCTACCAGAGGTTCCGCAGATCTTTGTTTCATTGCTCATACAGATATTCATGATATTCTGGAGGAACTGAAGCAAAAAAATGTAGAAATCATCGAGGGTATCGTAGATCGTACAGGCGCTATAGGAAAGATAAAATCTGTTTATTTCCGTGATCCGGATCAGAACCTCATTGAAGTGAGCAACTATTCTTAG
- a CDS encoding HPP family protein gives MKKTIKRTFRVSKYVIYKETLVDYKEHFWSFLGAFFGIGLIAYIQSHSLAQAENIFLIGSFGASSVLIYGAIQSPLAQPRNLVGGHVLSALVGVTVYQIVPDIIWLSAPLAVAFSIVLMQYTKTLHPPGGATALIAVSSTGKIPELGYWYVISPVLSGCIILLLVALFFNNITPNRSYPSHSRFIRLLRKKHAHGHKVKK, from the coding sequence ATGAAGAAGACAATAAAAAGAACGTTCAGAGTTTCAAAATATGTAATTTATAAAGAGACTTTGGTTGATTACAAGGAGCATTTCTGGTCATTCTTAGGTGCTTTTTTCGGAATTGGCCTGATTGCATATATCCAGTCTCATTCTTTAGCACAGGCTGAAAACATATTTCTGATTGGTTCTTTTGGTGCCTCGAGTGTTCTTATTTACGGAGCAATCCAAAGTCCATTGGCTCAACCCAGAAATCTGGTTGGCGGCCACGTCCTTTCCGCGTTGGTGGGAGTTACTGTTTATCAAATTGTTCCGGATATTATATGGCTTTCTGCTCCATTAGCAGTAGCTTTTTCTATTGTATTAATGCAGTATACAAAAACCCTGCATCCGCCGGGCGGAGCAACAGCTCTGATTGCAGTGAGCTCTACCGGGAAAATTCCGGAATTAGGGTATTGGTATGTTATCTCTCCGGTTCTTTCGGGGTGTATTATCCTGTTGCTGGTGGCTTTATTTTTCAACAATATAACGCCTAACAGAAGCTATCCTTCACACAGCAGGTTTATAAGATTGTTACGAAAAAAACATGCTCATGGACACAAAGTGAAAAAATAA
- a CDS encoding TolC family protein encodes MGGATRAQIQQSEIDIQDLDQDIQSKKLNLSLDYKNAISNMENAIINIQSMKDNVDLAEKVQKNTQSNYQYGLATLTEVLDTENSLTQAKQNYANALLDYKQSEIKVIKAKGELNTLQNL; translated from the coding sequence ATGGGAGGAGCTACCAGGGCTCAAATCCAGCAGTCTGAAATTGATATCCAAGATCTGGATCAGGATATTCAGAGTAAAAAACTGAACTTGAGCCTAGATTATAAAAATGCTATTTCTAATATGGAAAATGCCATTATCAATATTCAAAGCATGAAAGATAATGTGGATCTAGCAGAAAAAGTACAAAAAAATACCCAGTCTAACTACCAGTATGGTTTAGCAACACTTACTGAAGTATTAGATACTGAGAATTCACTTACGCAGGCTAAACAAAACTATGCTAATGCATTGCTAGACTATAAACAGTCCGAGATCAAGGTAATTAAAGCAAAAGGAGAGTTAAACACATTACAAAACTTATAA
- a CDS encoding TIGR01777 family oxidoreductase, giving the protein MKEVVLITGANGLIAKELAKKIENEFEVRFLTRKKRQPNEYEWDLKKGTIDESAFENVSHIVHLAGANISEKRWTAERKKELISSRVDSATLLRNTLRKKELKLKSFISASGINFYGTLTTEKIYSENDPPGHDFLSEVVVLWERAADHFKEQNLADRIVKIRTAVVLSEKEGALKKMLPPIEYGMGSALGSGKQYMPWIHIEDICSIYEFALKHTTLHGAYNAVSPQHATNADLTKEIAEVLKKPLFMPNVPAFLLKILFGELASAILEGSRASSQKIQDAGFQFKFPALKGALKDLLKTP; this is encoded by the coding sequence ATGAAAGAAGTTGTTTTGATTACCGGAGCAAATGGCTTAATTGCAAAAGAACTTGCTAAAAAAATCGAGAATGAATTTGAGGTAAGATTTCTTACCCGAAAAAAAAGACAGCCCAATGAATATGAATGGGATCTCAAAAAAGGAACCATCGATGAGTCAGCTTTTGAAAATGTATCTCATATCGTTCATCTGGCTGGCGCTAATATTTCAGAAAAGCGCTGGACAGCAGAAAGAAAAAAAGAATTGATTTCCAGCAGAGTGGATTCTGCTACCTTACTGCGAAATACGTTAAGAAAAAAAGAGCTTAAACTAAAATCTTTTATTTCTGCCTCAGGAATCAACTTTTATGGAACTCTGACCACAGAAAAGATATATTCGGAAAATGATCCACCGGGACATGATTTCCTCAGTGAAGTGGTTGTTTTATGGGAAAGGGCTGCTGACCATTTTAAAGAACAAAATCTAGCTGATAGAATCGTCAAAATTCGAACGGCTGTTGTCCTTTCTGAAAAAGAAGGTGCTTTAAAGAAAATGCTCCCGCCTATAGAATATGGAATGGGATCTGCTCTGGGAAGTGGCAAACAGTATATGCCCTGGATTCATATTGAAGACATTTGCTCTATATATGAGTTCGCTCTAAAACACACCACCCTTCACGGTGCTTATAACGCTGTTTCACCTCAACATGCTACCAATGCAGATTTAACTAAAGAGATTGCTGAGGTTCTGAAGAAGCCATTATTCATGCCTAATGTTCCCGCTTTTCTTTTAAAAATATTATTTGGTGAACTTGCGAGTGCTATTCTGGAAGGTTCAAGGGCTTCTTCACAAAAGATTCAGGATGCTGGTTTTCAATTTAAATTTCCGGCTCTGAAAGGTGCCTTAAAAGATTTATTAAAGACTCCATAA
- a CDS encoding DUF2306 domain-containing protein → MVKSLGIKTAKVIAVFSVFIFSILMLKVIFQYTSLDKTVGFLAFKQKVVNNPYWMIFFYIHIFSIVLCLLAGLTQFSAQFLRENRSLHKIIGKVYVYNILIINVPACFVLGLFSNGGLIGITGFLVQDILWAYFTIVAVLTIKKGNIISHKNYMILSYAITTTAITFRIIKNLFYNEKHHDYELFYGINVWLALIINLLIAYFFLRQKKSSIAEKKHS, encoded by the coding sequence ATGGTAAAATCATTGGGAATAAAGACTGCTAAAGTTATAGCAGTGTTTTCGGTTTTTATTTTCAGTATTCTGATGCTGAAAGTAATCTTCCAATATACTTCTCTTGATAAAACTGTTGGATTTCTTGCCTTTAAACAAAAAGTGGTCAATAACCCATATTGGATGATCTTTTTCTACATCCATATTTTTTCGATAGTACTTTGCCTTCTGGCTGGTTTAACTCAATTTTCGGCTCAGTTTCTGAGAGAAAACAGAAGTTTACACAAAATAATTGGTAAGGTCTATGTGTATAATATCCTCATCATTAATGTTCCGGCCTGTTTTGTATTGGGATTGTTTTCTAATGGTGGATTGATAGGTATTACAGGGTTTCTGGTTCAGGACATTCTTTGGGCTTATTTTACGATAGTTGCTGTCCTTACTATTAAGAAAGGAAATATCATCAGCCATAAAAATTATATGATTTTAAGCTATGCCATTACGACCACTGCGATTACTTTCAGAATCATCAAGAATCTTTTCTACAATGAAAAACATCATGACTATGAGCTTTTTTATGGTATAAATGTTTGGTTGGCTCTTATTATTAATCTTCTGATTGCTTATTTCTTTCTTAGACAAAAAAAATCATCTATCGCTGAAAAGAAACATTCGTAA
- a CDS encoding DUF4279 domain-containing protein, protein MTEQEITNIIQNELSYKEWGITEQILEIHSPVYQDGNIVIENIVDDQNEKAVYIPIVDELFYLTFYIHSKNKEIIGISTEPKISIYFKAISEDLSNTELNEMTHLAISKSWNKGDQRKRNIGSYDFSCIMIELNDKPDTFERKLNNLLFELLKDLDGIRKLSEMAETTIQVVGYFHNGNGMIGGASLSDINIKKLADLNLSIDFDFYVSGNPYIS, encoded by the coding sequence ATGACAGAACAAGAAATTACGAATATCATTCAAAATGAATTAAGTTATAAAGAGTGGGGAATAACGGAACAAATATTGGAAATTCATTCTCCGGTTTATCAGGATGGAAATATTGTCATTGAAAATATTGTTGATGATCAAAATGAGAAAGCAGTTTATATTCCTATTGTTGATGAGCTTTTCTACCTTACTTTTTATATTCATTCAAAAAACAAGGAGATTATTGGAATTTCAACTGAACCTAAAATTTCGATTTATTTTAAAGCTATTTCTGAAGACCTCAGCAATACTGAGCTCAATGAAATGACTCATTTAGCAATTAGCAAAAGCTGGAATAAAGGTGATCAGAGAAAACGCAACATTGGAAGCTATGATTTTAGCTGTATTATGATTGAACTTAATGATAAACCCGATACATTTGAAAGAAAATTAAATAATTTGCTTTTTGAACTTCTGAAAGATCTTGATGGAATTAGAAAATTATCTGAAATGGCAGAAACAACCATTCAAGTAGTGGGCTATTTTCACAATGGAAACGGAATGATTGGTGGTGCATCTTTATCGGATATAAATATTAAAAAACTAGCTGATTTGAATCTGTCTATTGATTTCGACTTCTACGTTTCAGGAAACCCATATATTTCTTAA
- a CDS encoding efflux RND transporter periplasmic adaptor subunit: protein MKKTLIYIIVAAVLVGLAAYKIAGNKEKQTQEVKEVAKQVDKINVNIVTVARENIDTDYSANGTFLPKQEMNQSSEISGRIVSVLVKEGSRVGAGQVLATIKRDAIEVDVTQAQNNLQNAIIDNQRYENAYKTGGVTKQQLDNSRLQLKNMQAAVKAQGVKVNDTSIRAGISGTVNKKMVEPGTVVSPGTAMFEIVNINSLKLSVLVDESQVGKIQLGQEVPINVNVLPEDSFVGRITFIAPKSDASLNFPVEIEVQNRGNLKAGMYATAMFKTNHGAETQNMLTVPAEAFVNGVSSGQLFVVENGVAKLIKVTVGKIYGDKVQVLSGLNGGEQVVTSGQINLDNGSKVNIIK, encoded by the coding sequence ATGAAAAAAACTTTAATATATATCATCGTAGCAGCTGTACTCGTAGGACTGGCAGCTTACAAGATTGCTGGTAACAAAGAAAAACAGACTCAGGAGGTAAAAGAAGTTGCCAAGCAGGTAGATAAAATCAATGTCAATATTGTAACAGTAGCAAGAGAAAACATCGATACAGATTATTCTGCGAATGGAACATTTCTTCCTAAACAGGAAATGAACCAGTCTTCAGAAATTTCAGGACGTATTGTGAGCGTTTTAGTAAAAGAAGGTTCAAGAGTAGGGGCAGGGCAGGTGCTGGCAACTATTAAAAGAGATGCTATCGAAGTAGATGTTACCCAAGCTCAGAATAACTTACAGAATGCTATTATTGACAACCAACGTTATGAAAATGCATACAAAACAGGCGGAGTTACAAAACAACAGCTTGATAACTCAAGACTGCAATTGAAAAATATGCAGGCTGCAGTGAAAGCTCAGGGAGTTAAAGTAAACGATACAAGCATCCGTGCGGGAATTAGTGGTACGGTTAACAAAAAAATGGTGGAACCGGGAACTGTAGTTTCTCCGGGAACTGCAATGTTTGAGATTGTTAATATCAACAGCTTAAAGCTTTCTGTTTTAGTAGACGAGAGCCAGGTTGGGAAGATCCAGTTAGGTCAGGAAGTTCCAATTAATGTTAACGTTTTACCTGAAGACTCTTTTGTGGGTAGGATTACATTTATTGCTCCTAAAAGTGATGCTTCTTTGAATTTCCCTGTTGAGATTGAAGTTCAGAACAGAGGAAACCTTAAGGCGGGGATGTATGCTACAGCCATGTTCAAAACAAATCACGGTGCAGAAACTCAAAATATGCTTACAGTTCCAGCTGAAGCGTTTGTAAACGGAGTAAGCTCAGGACAGCTATTTGTGGTTGAAAATGGTGTTGCTAAATTGATTAAAGTAACTGTTGGTAAAATTTACGGAGATAAAGTACAGGTATTAAGCGGACTGAACGGTGGAGAGCAAGTGGTAACCAGCGGACAGATCAACCTGGACAACGGATCTAAAGTAAACATTATAAAGTAA